A genomic segment from Streptomyces antibioticus encodes:
- the sufU gene encoding Fe-S cluster assembly sulfur transfer protein SufU produces MKLDSMYQEVILDHYKNPHGRGLRDGDAEVHHVNPTCGDEITLRVKYDGTRIADVSYEGQGCSISQASASVLNELLVGKDLPEARKIQETFLELMQSKGRIEPDDTMEEVLEDAVAFAGVSKYPARVKCALLSWMAWKDATAQALGGADAERKTA; encoded by the coding sequence ATGAAGCTGGACTCGATGTACCAGGAAGTCATCCTGGACCACTACAAGAACCCCCACGGGCGGGGCTTGCGGGACGGCGACGCCGAGGTGCACCACGTCAACCCCACCTGCGGTGACGAGATCACCCTGCGGGTGAAGTACGACGGCACGAGGATCGCGGACGTCTCGTACGAGGGCCAGGGCTGCTCCATCAGCCAGGCCAGCGCGTCCGTGCTGAACGAACTCCTGGTCGGCAAGGACCTGCCGGAGGCGCGGAAGATCCAGGAGACCTTCCTGGAGCTGATGCAGTCCAAGGGCAGGATCGAGCCCGACGACACCATGGAGGAGGTGCTGGAGGACGCGGTGGCGTTCGCCGGTGTCTCCAAGTACCCGGCCCGGGTCAAGTGCGCCCTCCTGAGCTGGATGGCGTGGAAGGACGCGACGGCCCAGGCCCTGGGCGGAGCCGACGCCGAAAGGAAGACGGCATGA
- a CDS encoding cysteine desulfurase, with amino-acid sequence MTQLPGLLDTEALRKDFPILDRVIHDGKKLVYLDNAATSQKPRQVLDALSEYYERYNANVHRGVHVLAEEATALYEGARDKVAGFINAPSRDEVIFTKNASESLNLVANMLGWADEPYRVDAETEIVITEMEHHSNIVPWQLLSQRTGAKLKWFGLTDDGRLDLSNIDEIITEKTKIVSFVLVSNILGTVNPVEAIVRRAQQVGALVCIDASQAAPHMPLDVQALQADFVAFTGHKMCGPTGIGVLWGRQELLEDLPPFLGGGEMIETVSMHSSTYAPAPHKFEAGTPPIAQAVGLGAAIDYLDAIGMDKILAHEHALTEYAVKKLGEVPDLRIIGPTTAEDRGAAISFTLGDIHPHDVGQVLDEQGIAVRVGHHCARPVCLRYGIPATTRASFYLYSTPSEIDALVEGLEHVRNFFG; translated from the coding sequence GTGACACAGCTGCCGGGCCTCCTCGACACCGAGGCGCTCCGCAAGGACTTCCCGATCCTGGACCGGGTGATCCACGACGGCAAGAAGCTCGTGTACCTGGACAACGCGGCGACCAGCCAGAAGCCGCGCCAGGTGCTCGACGCGCTCAGCGAGTACTACGAGCGCTACAACGCCAACGTCCACCGCGGCGTGCACGTCCTCGCCGAGGAGGCCACGGCGCTGTACGAGGGCGCCCGGGACAAGGTCGCCGGGTTCATCAACGCGCCCAGCCGCGACGAGGTGATCTTCACCAAGAACGCCTCGGAGTCGCTGAACCTCGTGGCGAACATGCTGGGCTGGGCCGACGAGCCCTACCGCGTGGACGCCGAGACCGAGATCGTCATCACGGAGATGGAGCACCACTCCAACATCGTGCCGTGGCAGCTCCTGTCGCAGCGCACCGGTGCGAAGCTGAAGTGGTTCGGCCTCACCGACGACGGCCGGCTCGACCTCTCCAACATCGACGAGATCATCACCGAGAAGACGAAGATCGTCTCCTTCGTGCTGGTGTCGAACATCCTCGGCACGGTCAACCCGGTCGAGGCGATAGTCCGCCGTGCCCAGCAGGTCGGCGCGCTGGTCTGCATCGACGCCTCGCAGGCCGCCCCGCACATGCCGCTGGACGTCCAGGCCCTCCAGGCCGACTTCGTGGCCTTCACCGGCCACAAGATGTGCGGCCCGACCGGCATCGGCGTCCTGTGGGGCCGCCAGGAACTCCTGGAGGACCTGCCCCCGTTCCTCGGCGGCGGCGAGATGATCGAGACGGTGTCCATGCACTCCTCGACCTACGCGCCCGCCCCCCACAAGTTCGAGGCGGGCACGCCCCCGATCGCCCAGGCGGTCGGCCTCGGCGCGGCGATCGACTACCTCGACGCGATCGGCATGGACAAGATCCTCGCCCATGAGCACGCCCTCACCGAGTACGCGGTGAAGAAGCTCGGCGAGGTCCCGGACCTGCGGATCATCGGCCCGACCACGGCCGAGGACCGCGGCGCGGCGATCTCCTTCACGCTCGGCGACATCCACCCGCACGACGTGGGCCAGGTCCTCGACGAGCAGGGCATCGCGGTCCGTGTCGGTCACCACTGCGCGCGGCCCGTCTGCCTGCGGTACGGAATTCCCGCGACCACACGAGCGTCGTTCTACCTGTACTCCACGCCGTCCGAGATCGACGCACTGGTCGAGGGCCTGGAGCACGTACGGAACTTCTTCGGCTGA
- the sufC gene encoding Fe-S cluster assembly ATPase SufC — protein sequence MATLEIRDLHVTVEADNATKEILKGVDLTVKQGETHAIMGPNGSGKSTLAYSLAGHPKYTITGGTVLLDGEDVLEMSVDERARAGLFLAMQYPVEVPGVSVSNFLRTSATAVRGEAPKLRTWVKEVKEAMQRLNMDPSFAERNVNEGFSGGEKKRHEILQLELLKPKVAILDETDSGLDVDALRIVSEGVNRVRETGEVGTLLITHYTRILRYIKPDYVHVFSGGRIVESGGAELADKLENEGYEAYVKGGASA from the coding sequence ATGGCAACGCTTGAAATCCGAGACCTGCACGTCACCGTCGAGGCCGACAACGCCACGAAGGAGATCCTCAAGGGCGTCGACCTCACCGTGAAGCAGGGCGAGACGCACGCCATCATGGGCCCCAACGGCTCCGGCAAGTCCACCCTCGCCTACTCCCTCGCCGGGCACCCCAAGTACACGATCACCGGCGGCACCGTGCTGCTCGACGGCGAGGACGTCCTGGAGATGTCCGTCGACGAGCGCGCCCGCGCCGGCCTCTTCCTGGCCATGCAGTACCCGGTCGAGGTCCCCGGCGTCTCGGTCTCCAACTTCCTGCGCACCTCCGCCACCGCCGTCCGCGGCGAGGCCCCCAAGCTGCGCACCTGGGTCAAGGAGGTCAAGGAGGCCATGCAGCGCCTCAACATGGACCCCTCCTTCGCCGAGCGCAACGTCAACGAGGGCTTCTCCGGCGGTGAGAAGAAGCGCCACGAGATCCTCCAGCTCGAACTGCTCAAGCCGAAGGTCGCGATCCTCGACGAGACGGACTCCGGTCTGGACGTCGACGCCCTTCGCATCGTCTCCGAGGGCGTCAACCGCGTCCGCGAGACCGGCGAGGTCGGCACCCTGCTGATCACGCACTACACGCGCATCCTGCGCTACATCAAGCCCGACTACGTCCACGTCTTCTCCGGCGGCCGCATCGTCGAGTCCGGCGGCGCGGAGCTGGCGGACAAGCTGGAGAACGAGGGCTACGAGGCATACGTGAAGGGTGGCGCATCCGCGTGA
- a CDS encoding non-heme iron oxygenase ferredoxin subunit → MAAFVRACGLSELEEDTPKRVELDGTPVSLVQTEGEVFAIHDICSHANVSLSEGEVEDCQIECWLHGSAFDLRTGKPSGLPATRPVPVYPVKIEGDDVLVSLTQES, encoded by the coding sequence ATGGCCGCCTTCGTACGCGCCTGCGGACTGAGCGAGCTGGAGGAGGACACCCCGAAGCGGGTGGAACTCGACGGCACGCCGGTCTCGCTGGTGCAGACCGAGGGCGAGGTGTTCGCCATCCACGACATCTGTTCCCACGCGAACGTCTCGCTCTCCGAGGGCGAGGTGGAGGACTGCCAGATCGAGTGCTGGCTGCACGGCTCCGCGTTCGACCTCCGCACCGGCAAGCCGTCCGGCCTTCCCGCGACGCGCCCCGTCCCCGTATACCCCGTCAAGATCGAAGGGGACGACGTGCTCGTCTCCCTCACCCAGGAGTCCTGA
- the sufD gene encoding Fe-S cluster assembly protein SufD — translation MAEAQSIPVGSTTAGAIAVAAESTVATRMSAPPSFDVADFPVPHGREEEWRFTPLERLRGLHDGTAVATGGVKVDVQAPEGVTVETVGRDDARLGRAGTPVDRIAAQAYSAFEQAGVITVPKDTVLTEPVRIAVHGEGGTAFAHQVIELGAFAEAVVVIDHTGDAVLAANVDYLLGDGAKLTVVSVQDWDDKAVHAAQHNALIGRDASFKSVVVTFGGDVVRLHPRVTYAGTGGEAELFGLYFTDAGQHQEHRLLVDHNVPHCKSNVVYKGALQGDDAHAVWIGDVLIEARAEGTDTYEMNRNLVLTDGARVDSVPNLEIETGEIVGAGHASATGRFDDEQLFYLMARGIPADEARRLVVRGFFAELVQQIGVPDIEERLLARIETELEATV, via the coding sequence ATGGCTGAGGCTCAGAGTATCCCGGTGGGCTCCACCACCGCCGGCGCGATCGCGGTCGCCGCCGAGTCGACCGTCGCCACGCGCATGAGCGCGCCCCCCTCCTTCGACGTCGCGGACTTCCCGGTCCCGCACGGCCGTGAGGAGGAGTGGCGGTTCACCCCGCTGGAGCGCCTGCGCGGCCTCCACGACGGCACCGCGGTCGCCACCGGCGGCGTGAAGGTCGACGTCCAGGCCCCCGAGGGCGTCACCGTCGAGACCGTCGGCCGCGACGACGCCCGCCTCGGCCGGGCCGGCACCCCGGTGGACCGGATCGCCGCCCAGGCGTACTCCGCGTTCGAGCAGGCCGGTGTGATCACCGTCCCCAAGGACACGGTCCTCACCGAGCCCGTCCGGATCGCCGTGCACGGCGAGGGCGGCACCGCCTTCGCCCACCAGGTGATCGAACTGGGGGCCTTCGCCGAGGCCGTCGTCGTCATCGACCACACCGGTGACGCCGTGCTCGCCGCCAATGTCGACTACCTCCTGGGCGACGGCGCCAAGCTGACCGTCGTCTCCGTCCAGGACTGGGACGACAAGGCCGTGCACGCGGCCCAGCACAACGCCCTGATCGGCCGCGACGCCTCCTTCAAGTCCGTCGTCGTCACCTTCGGCGGCGATGTCGTCCGGCTGCACCCGCGCGTGACGTACGCCGGCACCGGCGGCGAGGCCGAGCTGTTCGGCCTGTACTTCACGGACGCCGGCCAGCACCAGGAGCACCGTCTGCTGGTCGACCACAACGTCCCGCACTGCAAGTCCAACGTCGTCTACAAGGGCGCGCTCCAGGGCGACGACGCGCACGCCGTGTGGATCGGCGACGTGCTGATCGAGGCCAGGGCCGAGGGCACGGACACCTACGAGATGAACCGCAACCTCGTCCTCACGGACGGCGCGCGCGTGGACTCGGTGCCCAACCTGGAGATCGAGACCGGCGAGATCGTGGGCGCCGGCCACGCCTCCGCCACCGGCCGCTTCGACGACGAGCAGCTCTTCTACCTGATGGCCCGCGGCATCCCGGCCGACGAGGCCCGCCGTCTGGTGGTCCGCGGCTTCTTCGCCGAACTGGTCCAGCAGATCGGTGTCCCGGACATCGAGGAGCGGCTGCTCGCCCGGATCGAGACCGAGCTGGAGGCCACGGTCTGA
- the sufB gene encoding Fe-S cluster assembly protein SufB, producing MTLPTETAHPELEGLGTYEYGWADSDEAGASAKRGLNEDVVRDISAKKSEPEWMTKLRLKGLRLFEKKPMPNWGSDLSGIDFDNIKYFVRSTEKQAESWEDLPEDIKNTYDKLGIPEAEKQRLVAGVAAQYESEVVYHQIREDLEEQGVIFLDTDTALKEHPELFKEYFGTVIPVGDNKFASLNTAVWSGGSFIYVPPGVHVEIPLQAYFRINTENMGQFERTLIIVDEGAYVHYVEGCTAPIYKSDSLHSAVVEIIVKKNARCRYTTIQNWSNNVYNLVTKRAVAYEGATMEWIDGNIGSKVTMKYPAVYLMGEHAKGETLSIAFAGEGQHQDAGSKMVHMAPNTSSNIVSKSVARGGGRTSYRGLVEIGEGAHGSKSNVLCDALLVDTISRSDTYPYVDVREDDVSMGHEATVSKVSEDQLFYLMSRGLSEFEAMAMIVRGFVEPIAKELPMEYALELNRLIELQMEGAVG from the coding sequence ATGACTCTCCCCACGGAGACTGCCCACCCCGAACTCGAGGGCCTGGGCACCTACGAATACGGCTGGGCCGACTCCGACGAGGCCGGCGCCTCCGCGAAGCGTGGCCTGAACGAGGACGTGGTCCGGGACATCTCGGCGAAGAAGTCCGAGCCGGAGTGGATGACCAAGCTCCGCCTCAAGGGCCTGCGCCTCTTCGAGAAGAAGCCCATGCCGAACTGGGGCTCCGACCTCTCCGGCATCGACTTCGACAACATCAAGTACTTCGTGCGGTCGACGGAGAAGCAGGCGGAGTCCTGGGAGGACCTGCCCGAGGACATCAAGAACACGTACGACAAGCTCGGCATCCCCGAGGCGGAGAAGCAGCGCCTCGTCGCCGGTGTCGCGGCCCAGTACGAGTCCGAGGTCGTCTACCACCAGATCCGTGAGGACCTGGAGGAGCAGGGCGTCATCTTCCTCGACACCGACACCGCGCTGAAGGAGCACCCGGAGCTCTTCAAGGAGTACTTCGGCACCGTCATCCCGGTCGGCGACAACAAGTTCGCGTCGCTGAACACGGCCGTGTGGTCCGGCGGCTCCTTCATCTACGTCCCGCCGGGCGTCCACGTGGAGATCCCGCTCCAGGCCTACTTCCGTATCAACACGGAGAACATGGGCCAGTTCGAGCGGACCCTGATCATCGTCGACGAGGGTGCCTACGTGCACTACGTCGAGGGTTGTACGGCCCCGATCTACAAGTCGGACTCGCTGCACAGCGCCGTGGTCGAGATCATCGTCAAGAAGAACGCCCGCTGCCGCTACACGACCATCCAGAACTGGTCGAACAACGTCTACAACCTGGTCACCAAGCGCGCCGTCGCCTACGAGGGCGCCACCATGGAGTGGATCGACGGCAACATCGGCTCCAAGGTGACGATGAAGTACCCGGCCGTCTACCTGATGGGCGAGCACGCCAAGGGCGAGACGCTCTCCATCGCCTTCGCGGGCGAGGGGCAGCACCAGGACGCCGGCTCCAAGATGGTCCACATGGCGCCGAACACCTCCTCCAACATCGTCTCCAAGTCGGTGGCGCGCGGCGGCGGCCGCACCTCGTACCGCGGTCTGGTCGAGATCGGCGAGGGCGCGCACGGCTCCAAGTCCAACGTGCTGTGCGACGCGCTGCTGGTCGACACCATCTCCCGCTCGGACACCTACCCCTACGTGGACGTCCGCGAGGACGACGTGTCCATGGGCCACGAGGCGACCGTCTCCAAGGTCTCCGAGGACCAGCTCTTCTACCTGATGAGCCGCGGCCTCAGCGAGTTCGAGGCGATGGCGATGATCGTGCGCGGCTTCGTCGAGCCCATCGCGAAGGAGCTGCCGATGGAGTACGCGCTGGAGCTGAACCGGCTGATCGAGCTTCAGATGGAGGGCGCGGTCGGCTGA
- a CDS encoding helix-turn-helix transcriptional regulator: protein MKNVGEARATPQGAPQEELATGERSTRNRVARSILDHGPSTVTELAGRLGLTPAAVRRHLDALVADDVVQAREQRVYGARTRGRPAKVFALTDCGRDAFDQSYDTLAADALRWIQERFGGDEAVVAFARARIAEQAAAYRAAIEAAAPERRTEALAKALSADGYAATARSAPLPRKGEQLCQHHCPVAHVAEKFPQLCEAETEIFSQLLGTHVQRLATIAHGDGVCTTFIPEISQTTHNASASTAGRNPA, encoded by the coding sequence GTGAAAAACGTCGGCGAGGCTCGGGCGACCCCTCAGGGGGCACCCCAGGAAGAGCTCGCGACCGGGGAGCGCTCCACGCGCAACCGCGTCGCGCGCTCCATCCTGGACCACGGGCCGTCGACCGTGACCGAGCTGGCCGGGCGCCTCGGGCTCACCCCCGCCGCCGTCCGCCGCCATCTCGACGCTCTGGTCGCCGATGACGTCGTACAGGCCCGTGAGCAGCGGGTGTACGGAGCGCGGACCCGCGGCCGACCCGCCAAGGTCTTCGCCCTCACCGACTGCGGCCGGGACGCCTTCGACCAGTCCTACGACACACTCGCCGCCGACGCCCTGCGCTGGATCCAGGAGCGCTTCGGCGGGGACGAGGCGGTCGTCGCCTTCGCCCGCGCCCGGATCGCCGAACAGGCCGCCGCGTACCGCGCGGCGATCGAGGCCGCGGCCCCCGAGCGGCGCACCGAGGCCCTGGCGAAGGCCCTCAGCGCGGACGGGTACGCTGCGACGGCGCGCAGCGCGCCCCTCCCCCGAAAAGGCGAGCAGCTCTGCCAGCACCACTGTCCCGTCGCCCATGTGGCCGAGAAGTTCCCGCAGCTCTGCGAGGCGGAGACCGAGATCTTCTCCCAGCTTCTCGGCACGCACGTCCAGCGGCTGGCGACCATCGCCCACGGCGACGGTGTGTGCACGACGTTCATCCCCGAGATTTCCCAGACCACCCACAACGCATCCGCCAGCACGGCCGGGAGGAACCCCGCATGA
- a CDS encoding ABC transporter ATP-binding protein: MRTEPVVRIQALVKRYGTKTAVDGLDLTARAGVTAVLGPNGAGKTTTIEACEGYRRPDSGTVRVLGLDPVRQAALLRPRIGVMLQSGGVYSGARADEMLRHMAKLHAHPLDVDALIERLGLGSCGRTTYRRLSGGQQQRLALAMAVVGRPELVFLDEPTAGLDPQARRATWDLVRDLRADGVSAILTTHHMDEAEQLADDVAIIDAGRVIAQGSPEELCRGGAENTLRFTGRPGLDVNSLLKALPVDSAATEPTPGSYRVAGKVDPQLLATVTSWCAQHGVMPDRISVERHTLEDVFLELTGKELRG; the protein is encoded by the coding sequence ATGCGAACTGAGCCTGTCGTCCGGATCCAGGCCCTGGTGAAGCGGTACGGGACGAAGACCGCGGTGGACGGCCTGGACCTGACGGCCCGGGCGGGCGTCACCGCCGTACTCGGACCCAACGGCGCCGGCAAGACGACCACGATCGAGGCCTGCGAGGGGTACCGCAGGCCGGACTCCGGCACCGTGCGCGTCCTCGGCCTCGACCCCGTCCGGCAGGCCGCCCTGCTGCGCCCCCGCATCGGCGTGATGCTCCAGTCCGGGGGCGTCTACTCCGGCGCGCGGGCCGACGAGATGCTGCGGCACATGGCGAAGCTGCACGCGCACCCGCTGGACGTCGACGCGCTGATCGAACGGCTCGGCCTCGGCTCCTGCGGCCGGACGACGTACCGGCGGCTGTCCGGCGGGCAGCAGCAGCGGCTCGCGCTGGCGATGGCCGTGGTCGGCAGGCCCGAACTGGTGTTCCTGGACGAGCCGACGGCCGGCCTCGACCCACAGGCCCGCCGCGCCACCTGGGACCTGGTCCGCGATCTGCGCGCGGACGGCGTCTCGGCCATCCTCACCACCCACCACATGGACGAGGCCGAGCAGCTCGCCGACGACGTGGCGATCATCGACGCGGGCCGGGTCATCGCACAGGGCTCCCCCGAGGAGCTGTGCCGCGGCGGCGCCGAGAACACCCTGCGCTTCACCGGCCGCCCCGGGCTCGACGTGAACTCCCTGCTCAAGGCGCTGCCCGTGGACAGCGCCGCCACCGAGCCGACCCCGGGCTCCTACCGGGTGGCCGGCAAGGTCGACCCGCAACTGCTGGCGACGGTCACCTCCTGGTGCGCCCAGCACGGGGTGATGCCGGACCGGATCTCCGTCGAACGGCACACCCTCGAAGACGTCTTTCTGGAACTGACCGGCAAGGAGCTGCGCGGATGA
- a CDS encoding ABC transporter permease, with product MSALGTYSPRPGAAPLPRMIAAQAALETRMLLRNGEQLLLTVVIPALLLVLFSSVDIVDTGAGEAVDFLAPGVLALAVMSTAFTGQAIATGFERRYGVLKRLATSPLPRWALMTAKTVSVLVTEVFQVILLTVIAFALGWDPKGNPLSVLLLLVLGTAAFSGLGLLMAGTLKAEATLAAANLVFLLLLVGGGVIVPLEKFPSGAQDVLGLLPISALSDGLRDVLQHGAGTPWGDLGILAVWAVAGLAAAGRFFRWE from the coding sequence ATGAGCGCCCTCGGGACCTACTCCCCCAGGCCGGGCGCGGCCCCGCTGCCCCGGATGATCGCGGCGCAGGCGGCGCTGGAGACCAGGATGCTCCTGCGCAACGGCGAGCAGCTCCTGCTCACCGTCGTGATCCCGGCGCTGCTGCTGGTGCTGTTCAGCAGCGTGGACATCGTCGACACCGGCGCGGGCGAGGCGGTGGACTTCCTCGCCCCCGGCGTCCTGGCGCTCGCCGTCATGTCGACGGCCTTCACCGGCCAGGCCATCGCGACCGGCTTCGAGCGGCGGTACGGCGTCCTGAAGCGGCTGGCGACCTCGCCGCTGCCGCGCTGGGCGCTGATGACGGCGAAGACGGTGTCCGTGCTGGTCACCGAGGTGTTCCAGGTGATCCTGCTGACGGTGATCGCCTTCGCGCTGGGCTGGGACCCGAAGGGAAACCCGCTCTCGGTGCTGCTGCTCCTGGTGCTGGGCACCGCCGCGTTCTCGGGCCTCGGGCTGCTGATGGCCGGCACGCTGAAGGCGGAGGCGACGCTGGCCGCCGCCAACCTGGTCTTCCTGCTGCTGCTCGTGGGCGGCGGGGTGATCGTGCCGCTGGAGAAGTTCCCGTCCGGCGCCCAGGACGTCCTGGGCCTGCTGCCGATCTCGGCGCTCTCCGACGGGCTGCGGGACGTCCTCCAGCACGGCGCCGGAACGCCCTGGGGCGACCTGGGGATCCTGGCGGTGTGGGCGGTGGCGGGGCTGGCGGCGGCCGGCCGGTTCTTCCGCTGGGAATGA
- a CDS encoding COX15/CtaA family protein produces the protein MDGVPNVTRADALAALRNPLAFIASRWTPDPRTVERAALSALVMSVLIVVTGGAVRLTGSGLGCPTWPKCTEDSLTTTHAMGLHGAIEFGNRMLTYVLCAAVGWAIVAARSAKPHRRDLTRLGWAQFWVVMSNAILGGIVVLVGLNPYTVAAHFLLSSALIAVATVMWQRTREGGGEPRPLVGKAVQQLVWFLVAASVLVIAVGTVVTGAGPHAGDSSEVERIPVDWETVAKLHAVLAWIVVTLTFALWFVLKAVDAPKGPLDRTRELFVVLLAQGAVGYVQYFTHLPEVLVAAHMLGSTVMWIWVLRVLLSLRERPAVEPVIPLPAPERGRAGIA, from the coding sequence ATGGACGGCGTGCCAAACGTGACCCGCGCCGACGCCCTGGCGGCCCTGCGCAACCCGCTCGCCTTCATCGCCTCCCGCTGGACCCCGGACCCCCGGACGGTCGAGCGCGCGGCCCTCAGCGCCCTCGTGATGTCGGTGCTCATCGTGGTCACCGGCGGTGCCGTACGGCTCACCGGCTCCGGTCTCGGCTGCCCGACCTGGCCCAAGTGCACCGAGGACTCGCTCACCACGACCCATGCGATGGGTCTGCACGGCGCCATCGAGTTCGGCAACCGCATGCTGACCTACGTGCTGTGCGCCGCCGTCGGCTGGGCCATCGTCGCCGCACGATCCGCCAAGCCGCACCGCCGGGACCTCACCCGGCTGGGCTGGGCCCAGTTCTGGGTCGTGATGAGCAACGCGATCCTCGGCGGGATCGTGGTCCTCGTGGGCCTCAACCCGTACACGGTCGCGGCGCACTTCCTGCTGTCGTCCGCGCTCATCGCCGTCGCCACGGTCATGTGGCAGCGCACCCGGGAGGGCGGCGGGGAGCCGCGCCCGCTGGTCGGCAAGGCCGTCCAGCAGTTGGTGTGGTTCCTGGTCGCCGCGTCGGTTCTTGTCATCGCGGTCGGCACGGTGGTCACCGGCGCGGGTCCGCACGCGGGCGACTCCAGCGAGGTGGAGCGCATCCCGGTCGACTGGGAGACGGTCGCCAAACTGCACGCCGTACTGGCGTGGATCGTGGTGACACTGACCTTCGCGCTGTGGTTCGTCCTGAAGGCGGTGGACGCGCCGAAGGGCCCGCTGGACCGGACCCGCGAGCTGTTCGTCGTGCTGCTGGCTCAGGGAGCGGTGGGCTACGTGCAGTACTTCACCCACCTCCCCGAGGTCCTGGTGGCCGCGCACATGCTCGGCTCCACCGTCATGTGGATCTGGGTGCTGCGGGTCCTGCTGTCGCTGCGCGAACGCCCCGCCGTCGAACCGGTCATCCCGCTGCCCGCACCCGAACGGGGCCGCGCCGGCATCGCGTGA
- a CDS encoding nucleotidyltransferase domain-containing protein gives MTRRTDALLDRFLAGLAELDPAAVWAHGSLAGGDYREGRSDLDLVAVLPGPVTPGTVWSLARLHARLRGEPLAPLLHCTYLTPDRAAGPERRHLTWAHGELFRRPVTPVTRRELHDFGRVLHGRSPRAVLPPVPDGELRAFVVRDQREFWRPHVGRPALWRQDVWVDLGLLTFARATATLRDGRLISKREALDLLPGLGAPTELVEDITRRRYHDRHAAPEANWTERRAGLARGYLGPAIDGLVAAFGQAGEPVVASGDARRVYGLE, from the coding sequence ATGACACGCCGTACGGACGCCTTGCTCGACCGGTTCCTCGCCGGACTCGCGGAGCTGGACCCCGCCGCCGTCTGGGCCCACGGGTCGCTCGCCGGGGGCGACTACCGGGAGGGCCGCAGCGATCTGGACCTGGTCGCGGTCCTGCCGGGGCCCGTCACCCCAGGCACGGTGTGGTCCCTGGCCCGGCTGCACGCCCGCCTCCGCGGCGAACCGCTCGCCCCGCTGCTGCACTGCACCTACCTCACCCCCGACAGGGCGGCCGGTCCGGAGCGGCGCCACCTCACCTGGGCGCACGGCGAACTGTTCCGGCGGCCGGTCACCCCCGTGACCCGACGCGAACTGCACGACTTCGGCCGGGTGCTGCACGGCAGGTCGCCGCGTGCCGTTCTGCCGCCGGTGCCGGACGGTGAACTCCGCGCCTTCGTCGTCCGCGACCAGCGGGAGTTCTGGCGGCCCCATGTGGGCCGGCCGGCGCTGTGGCGGCAGGACGTCTGGGTCGACCTGGGCCTGCTCACCTTCGCCCGCGCCACCGCCACCCTGCGGGACGGCCGGCTGATCTCCAAGCGCGAGGCACTGGACCTGCTGCCGGGCCTAGGCGCGCCCACCGAACTGGTCGAGGACATCACCCGGCGCCGCTACCACGACAGGCACGCGGCGCCCGAGGCGAACTGGACCGAACGCAGGGCCGGGCTGGCCCGGGGCTATCTCGGTCCGGCGATCGACGGGCTCGTCGCGGCCTTCGGCCAGGCGGGGGAGCCGGTCGTCGCCTCGGGGGACGCGCGGCGGGTGTACGGGTTGGAGTGA